A DNA window from Xyrauchen texanus isolate HMW12.3.18 chromosome 6, RBS_HiC_50CHRs, whole genome shotgun sequence contains the following coding sequences:
- the LOC127645366 gene encoding charged multivesicular body protein 5-like — protein sequence MNRIFGRSKQASAPNLSDCIGNVDTRIESIDKKIARIDAELMKYKDQMKKMRDGPAKNTVRQKAMRVLKQKRMYEGQRDQLTQQSFNMEQANYTIQSLRDTKTTVEAMKIGAKEMKQAYKEVKIDQIEDLQDQLEDMMEEANEVQESLSRSYGTPEIDEDELEAELDALGDELLLDDDSSYLDEASPAPSIPEGMPSDTKTNEDGILVDEFGLPQIPAT from the exons ATGAACCGAATTTTCGGTCGGAGCAAGCAGGCGTCTGCTCCCAACCTGTCAGACTGCATAGGCAAT GTGGATACGAGGATCGAGTCGATCGATAAGAAAATAGCCAGAATTGACGCAGAGCTAATGAAGTATAAGGACCAGATGAAAAAGATGAGGGACGGACCTGCAAAA AATACAGTGAGACAGAAGGCGATGCGAGTGCTGAAACAAAAGAGGAT GTATGAAGGCCAAAGAGATCAGCTTACCCAGCAGTCATTTAATATGGAACAAGCCAACTACACAATCCAGTCTTTAAGGGACACCAAAACAACG GTGGAAGCTATGAAGATTGGAGCTAAAGAAATGAAGCAAGCATACAAAGAAGTGAAGATTGATCAGATTGAA GACCTTCAAGATCAACTGGAAGACATGATGGAAGAGGCCAATGAGGTGCAGGAATCTCTCAGTCGCAGCTATGGCACACCAGAAATTGATGAGGATGAACTAGAAGCAG AGTTGGATGCTCTGGGAGATGAGTTACTGCTTGACGATGACAGCTCTTACCTAGATGAAGCCTCGCCTGCACCCTCCATTCCTGAAGGAATGCCCAGTGACACTAAAACCAATGAG gATGGCATTCTGGTTGATGAGTTTGGCCTACCACAGATCCCTGCTACATAG